Genomic window (Phragmites australis chromosome 21, lpPhrAust1.1, whole genome shotgun sequence):
AAAAATCGAATGTTTGGGGGGTGAAAAAAACTTGCGACGGCTaattagggcatgtttgtttcagcttcggattgtagctttcagcttttacaatccgaagctgaaacaaacagacaacttttggttatagttttttaaaatctgctggttggattgtgggaatctgagaggtggtttttctcagcttttgataaattgtgaaagtccattttactaaactgtccaccaattttttttagaatctacagtctaaaaacttttcacaatccagctttttacaatccagtttttcacaatccaacctttataagctgcttttcagaatctccagctgaaacaaacagaccattAGACAGACAAAAAAATATCTGCGGAAGCACCTTCAAGTGTGAATGCATCTGGCATTTCCTCACATGCTATTGCACGTGTGGCATGCAGGAGGACTGGGTGCTAAGCAGGGTGTTCAACAAGAGGAAACCGTCAGAAGCTGAGCAAGGCAGCAGCAGTTGCCACAACCATGCCGCCATTGCCGCTGGCGCTGGTCCCTCCTCACTGCCGCCTCTCCTCGACTCGCCGTTCGACCCGACGGCGGACAAGTTCTACCAGCGCCAAGCAGCGACGAGCAGCCATTGCGGCAGCTCCGGCGCCCTGCTGATGAACCAGCTGGCAATGCTGCAGCAGGACGGCTTCTTGGAGTACTGCTTCCCCTTGGTGCGTGATGACGTGGCGGAAGGGGCCCACAGCGCCGGCTGCACCAGCGGCAGCGATGCGATGGTCATGGCGCCGGAGCCGGCGCTGGGGCACGTGGGGTTTGAGGAGCACGGCATGGGGGAGATAGAGATGGAGTACTCGCAGGCGCAGGGTGGCTACTGCTACAGGGACATGCTCTACTTCTAGCAGGTAGCACCACGGCCCACATGGGGCTCATTGGGTGTGTACGTATTTACGTCTGGATAGTCATGTACTCATGTGGGCATGGTATAGAGTCTAGAGGGGTGTGATAGTTTGGGTTAACTAGAGTGTACTTTAGTGTGATTTGcgaatatatgtatgtatatcaGTAATTAGTTTACCGTGAGAAATT
Coding sequences:
- the LOC133902968 gene encoding protein CUP-SHAPED COTYLEDON 3-like; this encodes MMGLREMDSALPPGFRFYPSDEELVCFYLRKKVANERVASGTLVEVDLHAREPWELPDVAKLTAEEWYFFSFRDRKYATGSRTNRATKTGYWKATGKDRMVHEPGTHALVGMRKTLVFYRGRAPNGQKTGWVMHEFRLETPNTPSKEDWVLSRVFNKRKPSEAEQGSSSCHNHAAIAAGAGPSSLPPLLDSPFDPTADKFYQRQAATSSHCGSSGALLMNQLAMLQQDGFLEYCFPLVRDDVAEGAHSAGCTSGSDAMVMAPEPALGHVGFEEHGMGEIEMEYSQAQGGYCYRDMLYF